A DNA window from Rhineura floridana isolate rRhiFlo1 chromosome 11, rRhiFlo1.hap2, whole genome shotgun sequence contains the following coding sequences:
- the LOC133367760 gene encoding keratin, type II cytoskeletal 8-like: MMKNHFRTTSSGPVRTFSSRSYTAGPVTASRVSTSYASSSYGGSRFGGGGSASSFRGSSVGGGMGGITAVSVNKSLLAPLNLEIDPTIQQVRTKDKEEIKTLNNKFANLIDKVRFLEQQNKMLDTKWSLLQNQKTTRSNMDSMFEAYINNLRRQLDGLGQERARLDAELANMQGLVEEFKTKYEDEINHRTEKKNDFVLLKKDVDEAYMNKIELESRLECLTDEINFLRQLYDEELRVMQSQINDTSVVLSMDNNRSLDLDGIIAEVKAQYEDIAAKSRAEAESMYQIKVSHHPLHTCTWFTTG; this comes from the coding sequence ATGATGAAGAACCACTTCCGAACCACTTCTTCAGGCCCCGTCCGCACCTTCAGCAGCCGCTCCTATACGGCGGGCCCCGTCACCGCCTCTCGAGTCAGCACCTCTTACGCCTCCTCCAGCTATGGGGGCAGCAGGTTTGGAGGCGGTGGCAGCGCCAGCAGCTTCCGAGGGTCCTCCGTTGGCGGCGGCATGGGGGGCATCACGGCCGTCAGTgtgaacaagagcctgctggcgcCGCTCAACTTGGAGATCGACCCCACCATCCAGCAAGTGAGGACCAAAGACAAAGAGGAGATCAAGACTCTCAACAACAAGTTCGCCAACTTGATTGACAAGGTTCGCTTCCTAGAGCAGCAGAATAAAATGCTGGATACCAAATGGAGTCTCCTGCAGAATCAGAAAACCACCCGAAGCAACATGGACAGTATGTTTGAGGCCTACATCAACAACCTGCGCCGGCAGCTGGACGGCTTGGGGCAGGAGAGAGCAAGGCTGGATGCTGAGTTGGCCAACATGCAAGGCCTTGTAGAAGAATTCAAGACTAAGTATGAAGATGAAATCAACCATCGTACTGAGAAGAAGAATGATTTTGTCCTTTTGAAGAAGGATGTGGATGAGGCCTACATGAACAAGATTGAGCTGGAGTCCCGTCTGGAATGCCTGACTGACGAGATCAACTTCCTGAGGCAGCTGTATGATGAGGAGCTGCGTGTAATGCAGTCTCAGATCAATGACACTTCTGTGGTCTTGTCCATGGATAACaaccgcagcctggacttggatgGCATCATTGCCGAGGTCAAAGCACAGTATGAAGACATTGCTGCCAAGAGCCGGGCTGAAGCAGAGAGCATGTACCAGATCAAGGTGAGCCACCACCCCCTGCACACATGCACCTGGTTTACTACTGGGTGA